In Musa acuminata AAA Group cultivar baxijiao chromosome BXJ2-10, Cavendish_Baxijiao_AAA, whole genome shotgun sequence, a genomic segment contains:
- the LOC103969857 gene encoding DNA replication complex GINS protein PSF2 isoform X2, whose product MAGQSDPHLSVFSPPEVEFLAEDEKVEIIPKLSLGSLHMICGDFGPFRPNIASEVPLWLAVALKERGKCDIRAPDWMSVDKLMQILEAERESPREFQPLPFHYIEISKLLFKHAHDNIQDIYMVRSLIEDIRDVRFHKVETGLQTISGRTHAVKNITGRTLNVKRLSNAW is encoded by the exons ATGGCGGGCCAATCCGATCCCCATCTGTCCGTATTCTCTCCTCCGGAG GTGGAGTTTCTCGCGGAGGATGAAAAGGTGGAGATCATCCCCAAATTGTCACTGGGGTCTCTGCACATGATCTGT GGTGATTTCGGCCCTTTCCGTCCGAACATTGCTAGTGAAGTACCGTTGTGGCTGGCGGTGGCTCTGAAGGAACGCGGAAAATGCGACATTCGTGCTCCTGATTGGATGTCAGTTG ATAAGTTGATGCAAATCCTAGAAGCAGAACGAGAGTCTCCTAGGGAATTTCAACCTCTGCCTTTCCACTACATTGAAATTTCAAAGCTTTTATTTAAACA TGCTCATGATAATATCCAAGATATATACATG GTGAGATCTTTAATTGAGGATATTAGAGATGTGAGGTTCCATAAGGTGGAAACTGGCTTGCAGACGATATCTGGTCGTACACATGCAGTAAAG AATATTACAGGCAGGACTCTTAATGTAAAGAGATTGTCAAATGCCTGGTGA
- the LOC103969857 gene encoding DNA replication complex GINS protein PSF2 isoform X1, giving the protein MAGQSDPHLSVFSPPEVEFLAEDEKVEIIPKLSLGSLHMICGDFGPFRPNIASEVPLWLAVALKERGKCDIRAPDWMSVDKLMQILEAERESPREFQPLPFHYIEISKLLFKHAHDNIQDIYMVRSLIEDIRDVRFHKVETGLQTISGRTHAVKLKNLSAMEVNIVRPFMIRTLQAFYKHDSPHIIQQPEKSGSRRPQAPDRGPRRDLRQR; this is encoded by the exons ATGGCGGGCCAATCCGATCCCCATCTGTCCGTATTCTCTCCTCCGGAG GTGGAGTTTCTCGCGGAGGATGAAAAGGTGGAGATCATCCCCAAATTGTCACTGGGGTCTCTGCACATGATCTGT GGTGATTTCGGCCCTTTCCGTCCGAACATTGCTAGTGAAGTACCGTTGTGGCTGGCGGTGGCTCTGAAGGAACGCGGAAAATGCGACATTCGTGCTCCTGATTGGATGTCAGTTG ATAAGTTGATGCAAATCCTAGAAGCAGAACGAGAGTCTCCTAGGGAATTTCAACCTCTGCCTTTCCACTACATTGAAATTTCAAAGCTTTTATTTAAACA TGCTCATGATAATATCCAAGATATATACATG GTGAGATCTTTAATTGAGGATATTAGAGATGTGAGGTTCCATAAGGTGGAAACTGGCTTGCAGACGATATCTGGTCGTACACATGCAGTAAAG CTAAAAAATCTCTCTGCAATGGAAGTAAATATAGTGCGCCCATTCATGATAAGGACCTTACAAGCTTTCTATAAACATGACAGTCCACATATTATTCAGCAACCTGAGAAATCAGGTAGCAGACGGCCACAAGCACCAGACCGCGGTCCAAGA CGAGATCTTCGGCAGAGGTAG
- the LOC103968984 gene encoding outer envelope pore protein 16, chloroplastic has product MPRSVLAGSISSPKIDVVIDTGNPFLNRTVDGFLKIGTVAASKVAVEETYHCMDKGSISKGKLEAALKKMCKEGVYWGTAAGVYAGMEYGVERIRGKRDWKNATLGGAISGLLISAASNNGRDKVIKDAITAGAVATAAEFINYFT; this is encoded by the exons ATGCCGAGGAGCGTGCTTGCCGGTTCCATTTCTTCCCCTAAGATCGATGTTGTCATCGACACGGGAAATCCCTTCCTTAACCGCACCGTCGACGGCTTCCTCAAGATCGGAACT GTCGCCGCTTCCAAGGTTGCCGTGGAGGAAACCTACCATTGCATGGATAAAG GGAGTATCAGCAAGGGAAAACTAGAGGCTGCT CTGAAGAAGATGTGTAAAGAGGGAGTATATTGGG GAACTGCAGCTGGGGTATACGCGGGAATGGAGTACGGTGTGGAAAGGATCCGTGGTAAAAGAGACTGG AAGAATGCAACGCTTGGTGGTGCGATAAGTGGGTTGCTTATTTCAGCAGCCAGCAATAATGGAAGAGACAAGGTTATCAAGGATGCTATCACCGCTGGTGCTGTAGCTACTGCTGCTGAATTTATCAACTATTTCACTTGA
- the LOC135625229 gene encoding metallothionein-like protein type 2, whose amino-acid sequence MSCSGGNCGCGSSCSCGSGCGGCRMLTDLGEERSSTSQTMIMGVAPQKGHFEELETAAGSENGCKCGSNCTCDPCNCK is encoded by the exons ATGTCTTGCAGCGGAGGGAACTGTGGGTGCGGatccagctgcagctgtggcagcggCTGTGGAGG ATGCAGGATGCTTACTGACCTGGGTGAGGAGAGGAGCAGCACCTCGCAGACCATGATCATGGGGGTTGCACCTCAGAAGGG GCACTTTGAGGAGCTTGAGACGGCCGCTGGGTCCGAGAACGGGTGCAAGTGCGGCTCCAACTGCACCTGCGACCCCTGCAACTGCAAGTGA
- the LOC103968987 gene encoding U-box domain-containing protein 33 isoform X1 produces the protein MTKFRAPPHCGFTRGFDSDRWCGTQNNCQVITEVGIAVGLRTGANGAGPLANARTYAHRSRHQSQHWEARSRLPITRKKPDALSRIALLPPPRQARQRKESPWRRKPRGYSATMEVLSPSPPRSPAVDRYGRGGPAQGAALRFLLDRASPGPRDAASGKLYVAVGRSPEKTLGLLRWAFRRFECREIGLLHVHQPSPLIPTLLGKIPVNQANEELVSSYRRIEREETKKILFNYLSFCLKAQVHASVIVTESDQIRKLVMGSTSDNCFKLIGSSSKMTFTAKNVPPFCEIWFVSKGRHIWTREASEFTDDLLPVLRPDESVNGEIFWLNLQDHNVEPLLHPECPLNSFFGADLQGSRGLNQNESNNSVVIPTAESCVTCTTKFCSSQEPSLAAASWHSSPSVMEFLSEIISKDEPDQDILYDQLKEVAAEVERSKREAFIELAKRKQLESEVAEAVNRVKAHEAACEHEVKIREELEDILRTIKLQHEEIVNQRDEVLRELQNVMENIALLHSRAEEMALLRDEAEGELEIIQSSIETINRGRQKINQKDDIEDNKFENLGSGGHDPSPNCSQLIVYGDDVYDCAEFTLSDLQTATCDFSESFKLGRGGYGCLYKGEIMNRTVMIKRLHQHNVRGQVEFQQEVHVLGKIKHPHLVTLIGMCPEALSVVYEYMPNGTLQDRLFCRATPMNWKIRARIIAEISSALLFLHSCKPEKIVHGDLKPENIFLDYSYNCKLGNFGVCRLIQQDTGHNPTLCRYREPQAAFPYSDPEYQMTMESTTKSDVYSFGIIILQLLTGKPARGLSGEIRRALLSGNLKSILDPSAGDWPTDVARNLAEIGLQCSELNAQDRPELTPEMVKDLGYLHLMEERPVPPFFLCPILQEIMHDPQVAADGFTYEGRALREWLDSGRDTSPMTNLKLKHLHLTPNHALRLAIQDWLCQP, from the exons ATGACAAAATTCCGTGCGCCACCCCACTGCGGATTCACCCGTGGTTTCGATTCTGACAGGTGGTGCGGGACCCAGAACAACTGCCAAGTCATCACGGAGGTAGGGATCGCGGTGGGTCTCCGGACAGGTGCGAACGGCGCTGGCCCCCTCGCGAATGCACGCACCTACGCGCATCGGAGTCGTCACCAAAGTCAGCACTGGGAAGCCCGATCGCGCCTCCCCATCACCAGAAAAAAGCCGGACGCCCTGTCCCGCAtcgctctccttcctcctcctcgacAGGCAAGGCAACGAAAGGAAAGTCCGTGGCGGCGGAAACCACGGGGATATTCGGCGACGATGGAGGTGCTCAGCCCGTCGCCGCCACGCAGTCCGGCTGTGGACCGCTACGGCCGGGGAGGCCCGGCCCAGGGCGCGGCCCTCCGCTTCCTCCTTGACCGGGCGTCGCCCGGGCCCCGGGACGCTGCTTCCGGAAAGCTCTACGTGGCGGTCGGGCGATCACCGGAGAAGACCCTGGGGCTTCTCCGCTGGGCCTTTCGCCGCTTCGAATGCAGGGAGATCGGTTTGCTCCATGTTCACCAGCCGTCGCCCTTGATCCCCACTCTCt TAGGAAAAATTCCTGTTAATCAAGCTAATGAGGAGCTGGTGTCCTCGTATCGAAGAATTGAGAGGGAAGAGACAAAGAAGATCCTATTCAATTATCTGAGTTTCTGCCTTAAGGCACAG GTGCATGCAAGTGTTATTGTGACTGAAAGTGATCAAATTAGGAAGCTTGTTATGGGATCAACTTCAGACAA TTGCTTCAAGTTGATTGGGAGCTCCAGCAAAATGACTTTTACTGCAAAAAATGTACCTCCATTCTGTGAGATATGGTTTGTTAGCAAAGGCAGGCATATCTGGACAAGGGAGGCTAGTGAATTCACAGATGACTTACTTCCAGTTCTTAGGCCTGATGAATCTGTTAATGGAGAGATATTCTGGTTAAATTTACAAGATCACAATGTTGAGCCATTGCTTCATCCGGAATGTCCACTCAATAGCTTCTTTGGTGCTGATCTGCAAGGAAGTAGGGGCTTGAATCAGAATGAATCCAATAATTCAGTTGTCATCCCAACTGCCGAGTCCTGTGTTACTTGTACAACAAAATTTTGCAGTTCACAGGAACCTTCACTTGCTGCAGCTTCATGGCATTCTTCCCCATCTGTTATGGAGTTTCTATCGGAAATTATCTCCAAG GATGAGCCGGATCAGGATATCTTGTATGATCAGCTCAAAGAAGTAGCAGCAGAAGTTGAAAGATCTAAAAGAGAAGCATTTATCGAGCTTGCTAAACGGAAACAACTGGAATCTGAAGTTGCAGAAGCTGTTAATAGA GTCAAAGCTCATGAAGCTGCCTGTGAACATGAAGTCAAAATTAGAGAAGAGCTTGAAGATATTCTTAGAACTATCAAGTTGCAGCATGAAGAGATTGTAAACCAAAGGGATGAAGTCTTGAGAGAGTTGCAAAATGTCATGGAAAACATAGCCCTCCTACATTCTCGTGCTGAAGAAATGGCCCTTCTCAGGGATGAAGCTGAAGGTGAATTGGAGATCATCCAATCGTCAATAGAGACTATTAATAGAGGAAGGCAGAAGATCAACCAGAAAGATGACATTGAGGACAACAAGTTTGAAAATTTGGGATCCGGTGGGCATGACCCATCTCCAAATTGCAGCCAGCTTATTGTTTAtggtgatgatgtatatgattgtGCAGAGTTTACATTGTCAGATCTGCAAACTGCTACTTGTGACTTCTCAGAGAGCTTCAAGTTAGGACGAGGAGGCTATGGTTGTCTTTACAAGGGAGAAATTATGAATAGAACTGTGATGATAAAAAGGTTACATCAGCATAATGTTCGAGGCCAGGTGGAGTTTCAACAAGAG GTCCATGTCCTCGGTAAAATTAAGCACCCACATCTGGTCACGCTGATTGGTATGTGCCCAGAAGCCCTGTCCGTTGTTTATGAGTATATGCCCAATGGAACGCTCCAAGATCGCCTCTTCTGCAGAGCCACTCCAATGAATTGGAAGATCCGAGCCCGAATAATAGCTGAAATCTCAAGCGCGCTCCTCTTCTTGCACTCCTGCAAACCTGAGAAAATTGTTCATGGTGACCTAAAGCCTGAGAACATCTTTCTTGACTACAGCTACAATTGTAAACTTGGAAATTTTGGAGTTTGCCGGCTCATACAGCAGGATACAGGGCACAACCCAACGTTATGCCGATACAGAGAACCCCAGGCAGCATTTCCTTATTCCGACCCTGAATACCAAATGACTATGGAATCAACAACGAAGTCTGATGTATATTCCTTTGGAATCATCATTCTCCAGTTACTCACCGGGAAACCGGCTAGGGGGTTGTCTGGTGAGATACGCCGGGCTTTGTTATCTGGAAATTTGAAGTCGATCTTGGATCCTAGTGCTGGTGACTGGCCTACCGATGTGGCGAGAAATCTTGCAGAGATTGGTTTGCAATGCAGTGAACTGAATGCTCAAGATCGACCAGAGCTGACACCTGAGATGGTGAAGGACCTGGGGTACCTACATTTGATGGAGGAAAGACCAGTACCCCCGTTCTTCCTGTGCCCAATCCTTCAG GAGATTATGCATGATCCTCAAGTAGCAGCAGATGGATTTACCTATGAAGGAAGGGCCCTGAGAGAGTGGTTGGATAGCGGACG
- the LOC103968987 gene encoding U-box domain-containing protein 33 isoform X2, with protein MEVLSPSPPRSPAVDRYGRGGPAQGAALRFLLDRASPGPRDAASGKLYVAVGRSPEKTLGLLRWAFRRFECREIGLLHVHQPSPLIPTLLGKIPVNQANEELVSSYRRIEREETKKILFNYLSFCLKAQVHASVIVTESDQIRKLVMGSTSDNCFKLIGSSSKMTFTAKNVPPFCEIWFVSKGRHIWTREASEFTDDLLPVLRPDESVNGEIFWLNLQDHNVEPLLHPECPLNSFFGADLQGSRGLNQNESNNSVVIPTAESCVTCTTKFCSSQEPSLAAASWHSSPSVMEFLSEIISKDEPDQDILYDQLKEVAAEVERSKREAFIELAKRKQLESEVAEAVNRVKAHEAACEHEVKIREELEDILRTIKLQHEEIVNQRDEVLRELQNVMENIALLHSRAEEMALLRDEAEGELEIIQSSIETINRGRQKINQKDDIEDNKFENLGSGGHDPSPNCSQLIVYGDDVYDCAEFTLSDLQTATCDFSESFKLGRGGYGCLYKGEIMNRTVMIKRLHQHNVRGQVEFQQEVHVLGKIKHPHLVTLIGMCPEALSVVYEYMPNGTLQDRLFCRATPMNWKIRARIIAEISSALLFLHSCKPEKIVHGDLKPENIFLDYSYNCKLGNFGVCRLIQQDTGHNPTLCRYREPQAAFPYSDPEYQMTMESTTKSDVYSFGIIILQLLTGKPARGLSGEIRRALLSGNLKSILDPSAGDWPTDVARNLAEIGLQCSELNAQDRPELTPEMVKDLGYLHLMEERPVPPFFLCPILQEIMHDPQVAADGFTYEGRALREWLDSGRDTSPMTNLKLKHLHLTPNHALRLAIQDWLCQP; from the exons ATGGAGGTGCTCAGCCCGTCGCCGCCACGCAGTCCGGCTGTGGACCGCTACGGCCGGGGAGGCCCGGCCCAGGGCGCGGCCCTCCGCTTCCTCCTTGACCGGGCGTCGCCCGGGCCCCGGGACGCTGCTTCCGGAAAGCTCTACGTGGCGGTCGGGCGATCACCGGAGAAGACCCTGGGGCTTCTCCGCTGGGCCTTTCGCCGCTTCGAATGCAGGGAGATCGGTTTGCTCCATGTTCACCAGCCGTCGCCCTTGATCCCCACTCTCt TAGGAAAAATTCCTGTTAATCAAGCTAATGAGGAGCTGGTGTCCTCGTATCGAAGAATTGAGAGGGAAGAGACAAAGAAGATCCTATTCAATTATCTGAGTTTCTGCCTTAAGGCACAG GTGCATGCAAGTGTTATTGTGACTGAAAGTGATCAAATTAGGAAGCTTGTTATGGGATCAACTTCAGACAA TTGCTTCAAGTTGATTGGGAGCTCCAGCAAAATGACTTTTACTGCAAAAAATGTACCTCCATTCTGTGAGATATGGTTTGTTAGCAAAGGCAGGCATATCTGGACAAGGGAGGCTAGTGAATTCACAGATGACTTACTTCCAGTTCTTAGGCCTGATGAATCTGTTAATGGAGAGATATTCTGGTTAAATTTACAAGATCACAATGTTGAGCCATTGCTTCATCCGGAATGTCCACTCAATAGCTTCTTTGGTGCTGATCTGCAAGGAAGTAGGGGCTTGAATCAGAATGAATCCAATAATTCAGTTGTCATCCCAACTGCCGAGTCCTGTGTTACTTGTACAACAAAATTTTGCAGTTCACAGGAACCTTCACTTGCTGCAGCTTCATGGCATTCTTCCCCATCTGTTATGGAGTTTCTATCGGAAATTATCTCCAAG GATGAGCCGGATCAGGATATCTTGTATGATCAGCTCAAAGAAGTAGCAGCAGAAGTTGAAAGATCTAAAAGAGAAGCATTTATCGAGCTTGCTAAACGGAAACAACTGGAATCTGAAGTTGCAGAAGCTGTTAATAGA GTCAAAGCTCATGAAGCTGCCTGTGAACATGAAGTCAAAATTAGAGAAGAGCTTGAAGATATTCTTAGAACTATCAAGTTGCAGCATGAAGAGATTGTAAACCAAAGGGATGAAGTCTTGAGAGAGTTGCAAAATGTCATGGAAAACATAGCCCTCCTACATTCTCGTGCTGAAGAAATGGCCCTTCTCAGGGATGAAGCTGAAGGTGAATTGGAGATCATCCAATCGTCAATAGAGACTATTAATAGAGGAAGGCAGAAGATCAACCAGAAAGATGACATTGAGGACAACAAGTTTGAAAATTTGGGATCCGGTGGGCATGACCCATCTCCAAATTGCAGCCAGCTTATTGTTTAtggtgatgatgtatatgattgtGCAGAGTTTACATTGTCAGATCTGCAAACTGCTACTTGTGACTTCTCAGAGAGCTTCAAGTTAGGACGAGGAGGCTATGGTTGTCTTTACAAGGGAGAAATTATGAATAGAACTGTGATGATAAAAAGGTTACATCAGCATAATGTTCGAGGCCAGGTGGAGTTTCAACAAGAG GTCCATGTCCTCGGTAAAATTAAGCACCCACATCTGGTCACGCTGATTGGTATGTGCCCAGAAGCCCTGTCCGTTGTTTATGAGTATATGCCCAATGGAACGCTCCAAGATCGCCTCTTCTGCAGAGCCACTCCAATGAATTGGAAGATCCGAGCCCGAATAATAGCTGAAATCTCAAGCGCGCTCCTCTTCTTGCACTCCTGCAAACCTGAGAAAATTGTTCATGGTGACCTAAAGCCTGAGAACATCTTTCTTGACTACAGCTACAATTGTAAACTTGGAAATTTTGGAGTTTGCCGGCTCATACAGCAGGATACAGGGCACAACCCAACGTTATGCCGATACAGAGAACCCCAGGCAGCATTTCCTTATTCCGACCCTGAATACCAAATGACTATGGAATCAACAACGAAGTCTGATGTATATTCCTTTGGAATCATCATTCTCCAGTTACTCACCGGGAAACCGGCTAGGGGGTTGTCTGGTGAGATACGCCGGGCTTTGTTATCTGGAAATTTGAAGTCGATCTTGGATCCTAGTGCTGGTGACTGGCCTACCGATGTGGCGAGAAATCTTGCAGAGATTGGTTTGCAATGCAGTGAACTGAATGCTCAAGATCGACCAGAGCTGACACCTGAGATGGTGAAGGACCTGGGGTACCTACATTTGATGGAGGAAAGACCAGTACCCCCGTTCTTCCTGTGCCCAATCCTTCAG GAGATTATGCATGATCCTCAAGTAGCAGCAGATGGATTTACCTATGAAGGAAGGGCCCTGAGAGAGTGGTTGGATAGCGGACG